Proteins from one uncultured Anaeromusa sp. genomic window:
- the nuoF gene encoding NADH-quinone oxidoreductase subunit NuoF, with product MEYVRAHVLICAGTGCTSSGSKKVEAALRRELEEKGLAREIKIVETGCHGFCEMGPLLIVYPEGVFYVRVQEEDVPELVEEHFYKGRIVQRLLYQEPLTAERIPSYEDIQFYHKQQRLVLANCGHINPEVIEEYIAGGGYEALGRALTTMTPQQVVDEVKLSGLRGRGGGGFPTGLKWSFAAKEPQGKKYVVCNADEGDPGAFMDRSVLEGDPHRVLEGMLVCGYAIGADEGYIYVRAEYPLAIKRLKVAIAQAEAMGLLGEDILGSGFSFHIKIKEGAGAFVCGEETALLASIEGKRGMPRPRPPFPAVAGLWGKPTNINNVETFANVPQIIAKGGAWYASIGTEKSKGTKVFALTGKVNHTGLAEVPMGITMREIIFDIGGGIQNGKKFKAVQIGGPSGGCLPEELLDLPVDYDSLLQVGAMMGSGGLVVMDETTCMVDVARFFLNFTQSESCGKCTPCREGTKRMLEILTRLTEGEGREGDIELLEELGRSIKAASLCGLGQTAPNPVLSTLRYFRHEYEAHIREKRCPAGACAKMAAYSITDTCKGCGLCKKVCPVGAISGEIKGRHVIDAQKCIKCGSCLAKCPFQAIVKG from the coding sequence ATGGAATACGTAAGGGCGCATGTATTGATTTGTGCCGGAACAGGCTGTACGTCGTCCGGCTCAAAAAAGGTGGAAGCCGCATTGCGGCGGGAGCTGGAGGAAAAAGGCTTAGCTCGGGAAATTAAGATTGTTGAAACCGGCTGTCACGGTTTTTGCGAGATGGGGCCGTTGCTTATTGTCTATCCAGAGGGCGTTTTTTATGTGCGAGTGCAGGAGGAAGATGTTCCAGAACTGGTAGAAGAGCATTTTTACAAGGGACGTATTGTGCAGCGGCTGCTTTACCAAGAGCCGTTGACGGCGGAACGCATTCCCAGTTATGAGGACATTCAGTTTTATCATAAGCAGCAGCGCTTGGTATTGGCCAATTGCGGGCATATCAATCCGGAAGTAATTGAGGAATATATTGCCGGCGGCGGTTATGAGGCCTTAGGCAGAGCTTTGACGACGATGACGCCGCAGCAGGTAGTAGACGAGGTTAAACTTTCCGGTCTGCGGGGGCGCGGCGGCGGCGGCTTTCCAACCGGCTTGAAGTGGAGCTTTGCCGCCAAGGAGCCGCAAGGGAAAAAATATGTAGTTTGCAATGCCGACGAGGGAGACCCGGGGGCGTTTATGGATCGCAGCGTGCTGGAAGGAGATCCGCACCGGGTGCTGGAAGGTATGCTTGTTTGCGGCTATGCCATTGGTGCGGACGAGGGCTATATCTATGTGCGAGCCGAATATCCTTTGGCCATCAAGCGGCTGAAGGTGGCTATCGCTCAGGCAGAAGCCATGGGCCTTTTGGGAGAGGATATCTTGGGTTCCGGCTTCTCGTTTCATATTAAGATCAAAGAAGGCGCTGGCGCCTTTGTATGCGGTGAAGAAACGGCTCTTTTGGCATCTATTGAAGGCAAGCGCGGCATGCCGCGTCCCAGACCTCCTTTTCCGGCAGTGGCTGGGCTTTGGGGCAAGCCGACAAATATCAATAACGTGGAAACCTTTGCAAATGTGCCGCAAATTATCGCCAAAGGCGGCGCCTGGTACGCTTCTATCGGTACGGAAAAAAGCAAAGGAACGAAAGTATTTGCTTTGACTGGCAAAGTGAATCATACGGGCTTGGCGGAAGTGCCCATGGGCATTACGATGCGGGAAATCATTTTTGATATTGGCGGCGGTATTCAAAACGGAAAAAAATTCAAAGCCGTGCAAATAGGAGGACCTTCCGGGGGCTGCCTGCCGGAAGAACTTTTAGACCTGCCTGTAGATTATGACTCTTTATTACAGGTGGGGGCTATGATGGGCTCAGGCGGTCTGGTAGTCATGGATGAAACTACCTGTATGGTGGATGTGGCTCGCTTTTTCTTGAATTTTACTCAGTCCGAATCCTGCGGTAAGTGTACGCCCTGTCGGGAAGGTACAAAACGCATGTTGGAAATTCTGACCCGCCTTACAGAAGGCGAGGGCCGAGAAGGAGACATTGAACTGCTAGAAGAACTGGGACGCAGCATTAAGGCGGCTTCTCTTTGCGGCTTGGGACAGACGGCGCCCAATCCGGTGCTCAGTACACTGCGCTATTTCCGTCACGAATATGAAGCCCATATCCGGGAGAAACGCTGCCCAGCCGGCGCCTGCGCTAAAATGGCGGCGTATTCGATTACGGATACATGCAAGGGCTGCGGTCTTTGTAAGAAGGTATGCCCTGTAGGGGCCATTTCCGGAGAAATCAAAGGGCGGCATGTTATCGATGCGCAAAAATGCATCAAGTGCGGCAGTTGTCTGGCTAAATGTCCATTCCAGGCCATTGTTAAAGGATAA
- a CDS encoding NADH-dependent [FeFe] hydrogenase, group A6 — MDTVCITVDGQTVEAPKTATVLEAARLAGIKIPTLCHHPELHPEGSCRVCLVQIEGARSLAASCVHPVAEGMVVHTHSPAVRDARKMVVELLLANHPADCLACERNGDCELQSIAAELGIRQVRFNGERRRGGKDASNPSLVRDPEKCILCGRCIRACSEVQGVHVYSFTKRGFHTEVSPAFGMGLDAAACTYCGRCAAVCPTGAITIKDDTAPVWEALTDAGKHVVVQTAPAVRVALGEALGLPAASIVTGKMVAALRRLGFDKVFDTDFAADVTIMEEGNELLRRIKEGGVLPMITSCSPGWINFAELFYPELLPHLSTAKSPQQIFGALVKTYYAEKSGIKAEDIVSVSVMPCTAKKAEAVRPEMCDSGFRDVDYVLTTQELAAMIREAGLDFEALPEEEFDAPMGISTGAGVIFGSTGGVMEAALRTVYETVTGCALAKVELREVRGLEGIREAEIDLQGTIVRVAIAHSLRHARTLLEKVRAGEVDYHFIEIMACPGGCLGGGGQPRSKMADFRQRRMAALYECDERSGLRKSHENPAVQELYASWLQAPLSEKSHHLLHTHYKPQRRG, encoded by the coding sequence ATGGATACGGTATGTATTACAGTGGATGGCCAGACTGTTGAAGCGCCCAAAACGGCTACTGTCTTGGAGGCGGCGCGCCTGGCCGGCATAAAGATTCCCACTCTTTGCCATCATCCGGAGCTGCACCCCGAGGGAAGCTGTCGTGTTTGTCTGGTGCAAATTGAGGGCGCCCGTTCGTTAGCGGCGTCTTGCGTGCATCCTGTGGCGGAAGGCATGGTAGTGCATACGCATAGTCCGGCGGTGCGGGATGCGCGCAAAATGGTGGTGGAATTGCTTTTGGCGAATCATCCGGCAGATTGTCTGGCATGCGAACGCAATGGCGATTGCGAGCTGCAGAGCATTGCCGCAGAACTTGGGATTCGACAGGTTCGTTTTAACGGGGAACGCCGGCGGGGAGGAAAGGATGCTTCCAATCCATCCCTTGTGCGCGATCCTGAAAAGTGTATTTTATGCGGTCGGTGTATACGGGCGTGTAGTGAAGTGCAAGGGGTTCATGTATATAGCTTCACGAAGCGGGGCTTTCATACGGAAGTGTCTCCTGCCTTTGGCATGGGCTTAGACGCGGCGGCCTGTACGTACTGCGGACGGTGCGCGGCTGTTTGCCCGACAGGAGCGATTACCATCAAAGATGATACGGCGCCGGTTTGGGAGGCGCTGACTGATGCAGGCAAGCATGTGGTAGTTCAGACAGCGCCGGCAGTGCGGGTAGCTTTGGGGGAAGCGCTGGGCTTGCCGGCCGCCAGCATCGTAACGGGGAAAATGGTGGCGGCCTTGCGCAGACTTGGTTTTGATAAGGTGTTCGATACTGATTTCGCCGCCGATGTGACCATTATGGAAGAAGGCAATGAACTCTTGCGGCGCATTAAAGAAGGCGGCGTGCTGCCGATGATCACTTCTTGCAGCCCTGGATGGATTAATTTTGCGGAGCTTTTTTATCCGGAACTGCTGCCGCATTTGTCGACAGCTAAGTCGCCTCAGCAGATTTTCGGCGCCTTGGTGAAAACCTACTATGCAGAAAAAAGCGGGATTAAGGCGGAGGATATTGTCTCTGTTTCGGTAATGCCCTGTACGGCGAAGAAAGCCGAAGCGGTGCGCCCGGAAATGTGTGACAGCGGCTTTCGGGATGTGGATTATGTACTGACAACCCAGGAACTAGCGGCTATGATTCGTGAAGCCGGCTTGGATTTTGAAGCGTTGCCAGAAGAAGAATTTGACGCTCCTATGGGTATTTCTACCGGTGCTGGCGTTATTTTCGGCAGTACTGGCGGTGTGATGGAGGCCGCCTTGCGGACGGTCTACGAGACGGTAACTGGCTGTGCTCTAGCAAAAGTGGAACTGCGTGAAGTACGCGGCCTGGAAGGAATTCGGGAAGCGGAAATTGACCTGCAGGGCACAATCGTTCGCGTGGCCATCGCGCATTCGCTGCGCCATGCGAGAACGTTGCTGGAAAAAGTAAGAGCTGGTGAGGTTGATTACCACTTTATTGAGATTATGGCTTGTCCTGGCGGTTGTCTGGGCGGAGGCGGACAGCCGCGCAGCAAGATGGCGGACTTTCGTCAGCGTCGTATGGCGGCCTTGTACGAATGCGATGAAAGAAGCGGTTTGCGTAAATCCCATGAAAACCCGGCGGTGCAGGAGTTATATGCTTCGTGGCTGCAGGCTCCATTGAGCGAAAAGTCGCATCATTTACTGCATACGCATTACAAGCCGCAACGGAGAGGATAA
- a CDS encoding redox-sensing transcriptional repressor Rex — MKEHIMISKATIDRLPLYFRTLKLSQEEGIEIISSEELGNRLGVTPEQIRKDLASFGQFGKKGVGYYVRELLRNIGEILGLHHNWNIAVVGMGHLGWALAHYKNFSSLGFNMAALLDVAPERIGMVVNGVAIEHADQLEEIVRQRQIQIAIIAVPAEHAQLMVDRLVAAGVKGIWNFAPRKIEVPRQVSLINEDLSVGLSSLSYYLTRQD; from the coding sequence TTGAAAGAACATATCATGATTTCGAAGGCGACAATTGATCGTTTGCCGCTGTACTTTCGCACGCTGAAGTTGAGCCAAGAAGAGGGGATTGAAATTATTTCCTCGGAGGAACTGGGAAATCGCTTGGGCGTGACGCCAGAGCAGATTCGCAAGGATTTGGCTTCTTTCGGACAATTTGGGAAAAAAGGCGTCGGTTATTATGTGCGGGAACTCTTGCGCAATATCGGCGAGATCCTTGGTTTGCATCACAACTGGAATATTGCGGTTGTAGGTATGGGACATTTGGGTTGGGCCTTGGCGCATTACAAAAACTTTTCTTCCTTAGGTTTTAATATGGCGGCGCTCTTGGATGTGGCGCCGGAGCGTATTGGCATGGTTGTAAACGGTGTGGCCATTGAGCATGCCGACCAACTAGAAGAAATCGTTCGGCAGCGGCAGATACAGATTGCTATTATTGCCGTGCCGGCGGAACATGCGCAGCTGATGGTAGATCGCCTGGTGGCGGCTGGTGTCAAAGGGATTTGGAACTTTGCGCCTCGTAAGATTGAAGTGCCGCGTCAGGTGTCTTTAATTAACGAAGATTTGTCAGTAGGCTTAAGCAGTCTTTCTTATTATTTGACGCGTCAAGACTAG
- a CDS encoding acetyl-CoA hydrolase/transferase family protein, producing MIDIRDRVRNKELHAKIVSAEEAAAFIKPGMNIGASGFTPAGYPKAVPLALAERMKKEPFQINLWTGASVGKELDGALMEVGGIARRMPYQTNNDLRKALNAGKLEYFDLHLSHSAQMVRYGFLGGKVDVAIVEACAITEEGHIIPTTSMGNTASFVQEADVVIVEVNTSQPLELEGMHDVYTPEDPPHRKAIPLCKVDERIGTPYIPCGPDKIKYIVACDIKDDVRGFAPIDDDSKKMSELAIEFFHQEIKAGRLPKNLLPLQSGVGSVANAVVTGFVNSDFENLEVFTEVIQDGMLDLADAGKLRFASGTSFSPSPEGLERLYQNIDEYRTKMVLRPQEISNSPELARRLGIIAMNTAIEFDIYGNVNSTHIMGSKMMNGIGGSGDFARNGYLTMFFSTSTAKDGAISSIVPFVSHVDHSEHDIDVFVTEQGLADVRGLSPRERAKVIIENCAHPDFKPMLLDYYERACKATKNAHTPHILSEALSWHVRFQETGTMKLK from the coding sequence ATGATTGACATTCGGGATCGCGTGCGCAATAAAGAACTGCATGCAAAGATTGTCAGCGCCGAAGAAGCTGCAGCCTTTATTAAACCCGGGATGAACATTGGCGCCAGCGGTTTCACTCCTGCCGGCTATCCGAAGGCTGTGCCTTTGGCGTTGGCGGAGCGAATGAAAAAAGAACCTTTCCAGATTAACCTTTGGACAGGCGCTTCCGTAGGCAAGGAATTGGATGGCGCTTTGATGGAGGTTGGCGGTATTGCCCGCCGTATGCCTTATCAGACCAACAATGATTTGCGTAAAGCCTTAAATGCGGGTAAATTGGAATACTTTGACCTGCACTTGAGCCATTCCGCCCAGATGGTGCGTTATGGTTTTCTTGGCGGCAAAGTGGATGTGGCTATCGTAGAAGCCTGTGCGATTACGGAAGAAGGCCATATTATTCCTACGACCTCTATGGGGAACACCGCATCCTTTGTACAGGAAGCCGATGTAGTTATCGTAGAAGTGAATACCAGCCAGCCGTTAGAGCTGGAAGGCATGCATGATGTCTATACGCCGGAAGATCCGCCGCACCGCAAAGCTATTCCGTTGTGCAAAGTTGACGAACGGATTGGAACTCCCTATATTCCCTGCGGTCCGGATAAAATCAAGTATATTGTCGCTTGCGACATCAAAGACGATGTGCGCGGTTTTGCGCCCATTGACGATGATTCTAAAAAAATGTCGGAACTGGCTATTGAGTTTTTCCATCAGGAAATCAAAGCCGGCCGGTTGCCGAAAAACCTGTTGCCTTTGCAATCTGGCGTAGGCTCTGTAGCAAACGCTGTTGTCACTGGCTTTGTGAATTCCGATTTTGAAAACCTTGAAGTTTTTACCGAAGTTATTCAGGACGGCATGCTGGATTTGGCTGACGCCGGAAAACTTCGCTTTGCCTCTGGTACTTCCTTCTCGCCGTCTCCGGAAGGCTTGGAGCGTTTGTATCAAAATATTGATGAATATCGTACCAAGATGGTTCTGCGGCCGCAGGAAATTTCCAACAGCCCGGAACTGGCCCGTCGATTGGGGATTATCGCCATGAATACGGCGATTGAATTTGACATTTATGGTAATGTCAACTCCACTCATATCATGGGCAGCAAAATGATGAATGGTATTGGCGGTTCCGGCGATTTCGCTCGTAACGGCTATTTGACCATGTTCTTCTCCACTTCAACGGCGAAGGACGGTGCTATTTCCTCGATCGTGCCTTTTGTATCCCATGTGGATCACAGCGAGCATGACATTGACGTCTTTGTTACTGAGCAAGGTCTGGCTGATGTGCGCGGCCTCAGCCCGCGTGAGCGAGCTAAGGTTATTATTGAAAACTGTGCTCATCCCGACTTCAAGCCCATGTTGCTGGACTACTATGAACGTGCTTGTAAAGCGACAAAAAATGCGCATACCCCGCACATTTTGTCCGAGGCCCTTTCGTGGCATGTCCGTTTTCAAGAAACGGGCACAATGAAATTGAAATAA
- a CDS encoding methylmalonyl-CoA mutase family protein, protein MSNEVLKEKLAAYAAKVEKAIAKNPERGNLAHNRLYTPLDIEGTDYVNDIGFPGSYPFTRGVQPTMYRGRFWTMRMYAGFSTAEESNKRYRYLLESGSTGLSCAFDLPTQIGYDSDDDMAEGEVGKVGVAIDSLADMEILFDQIDLSKVSTSMTINAPASVLLAMYIAVGEKQGVSADKLRGTIQNDILKEYAARGTYIFPPKPSMRLITNIFEYCSKNVPLWNTISISGYHIREAGSTASQEIAFTIANGIAYVDAAIKAGLNVDDFAGRLSFFWNAHNNVLEEVAKFRASRRVWAKIMKERFGATNPRSWMLRVHTQTAGSMLTAQQPDNNIVRVALQTAAAVLGGTQSLHTNSKDEALALPTEDSVRVALRTQQIVAYESGLADVVDPLGGSYYVEALTTQIESEALDYIKKIDDLGGAVVAIEKAYVQKEIQDSAYKWQMEVERKERVIVGVNKFQIEEKPVEGLLKIDESVGKLQKDKLAKLRATRDNAAVTAKLAALEAACKGEDNLMPLILDAVKAYATLGEVCGVMRKVFGEYQPGSTL, encoded by the coding sequence ATGAGCAATGAAGTTTTGAAAGAAAAATTGGCAGCCTATGCAGCCAAAGTGGAAAAGGCTATTGCGAAAAATCCTGAACGCGGTAACCTGGCCCACAATCGTCTCTACACTCCGTTGGATATCGAAGGAACCGACTATGTCAACGATATCGGATTCCCAGGATCCTATCCCTTCACCCGTGGCGTACAGCCTACCATGTACCGTGGCCGTTTCTGGACCATGCGTATGTATGCCGGCTTCTCCACGGCGGAAGAATCCAACAAGCGTTACCGTTACCTGCTCGAATCGGGCAGCACCGGCCTGTCTTGCGCATTTGACCTGCCGACTCAGATCGGTTACGATTCTGACGACGATATGGCTGAAGGCGAAGTAGGCAAGGTGGGCGTGGCTATCGACTCGCTGGCCGACATGGAAATCCTCTTTGATCAGATTGATCTGAGCAAAGTATCCACTTCCATGACCATCAACGCGCCGGCTTCGGTACTTTTGGCCATGTACATCGCCGTTGGCGAGAAACAAGGCGTTAGCGCTGACAAACTGCGCGGCACCATCCAGAATGATATTTTGAAAGAGTATGCGGCTCGCGGTACTTACATTTTCCCGCCTAAGCCGTCCATGCGTCTGATTACCAATATTTTCGAATATTGCTCGAAAAACGTTCCCCTGTGGAACACCATCTCTATTTCCGGCTATCACATTCGTGAAGCTGGCTCGACTGCTTCCCAAGAAATCGCTTTCACTATCGCCAACGGCATTGCCTATGTCGATGCGGCTATTAAAGCCGGCCTGAATGTTGATGATTTCGCTGGACGTTTGTCCTTCTTCTGGAATGCTCATAACAACGTGTTGGAAGAAGTTGCGAAATTCCGCGCTTCCCGCCGCGTTTGGGCTAAAATCATGAAAGAGCGCTTTGGCGCTACGAACCCTCGCTCCTGGATGCTGCGCGTGCATACCCAGACTGCTGGTTCCATGCTGACGGCGCAACAGCCGGACAACAACATTGTCCGCGTGGCTTTGCAGACCGCAGCTGCCGTTCTCGGCGGTACGCAGTCCCTGCATACCAACTCCAAGGACGAAGCGTTGGCACTGCCTACGGAAGATTCCGTACGCGTTGCTCTGCGTACCCAGCAGATTGTCGCTTATGAAAGCGGCCTGGCTGACGTCGTCGATCCGTTGGGCGGCTCCTACTATGTAGAAGCTTTGACCACCCAGATCGAAAGCGAAGCTCTCGACTACATCAAGAAAATTGATGATTTGGGCGGCGCAGTTGTAGCTATTGAAAAAGCCTATGTCCAAAAAGAAATTCAGGACAGCGCTTATAAATGGCAAATGGAAGTGGAACGCAAAGAGCGCGTCATCGTTGGCGTCAATAAGTTCCAAATCGAAGAAAAGCCTGTTGAAGGTCTGCTGAAAATCGACGAGTCCGTTGGTAAGCTGCAGAAGGATAAATTGGCAAAATTGCGCGCTACTCGCGACAACGCTGCTGTTACTGCCAAATTGGCTGCTTTGGAAGCGGCTTGCAAAGGCGAAGACAATCTCATGCCTTTGATTTTGGATGCAGTTAAAGCGTATGCCACTTTGGGCGAAGTTTGCGGCGTAATGCGTAAAGTATTCGGCGAATATCAACCGGGAAGCACCCTGTAA
- a CDS encoding cobalamin B12-binding domain-containing protein has translation MEKKIRILVAKPGLDGHDRGAKVVARALRDAGFEVIYTGLRQTVEQIVETSLQEDVDVVALSLLSGAHNTLFPKVIAGLKEKDMADVLVVGGGVIPDSDIPFLKEAGVAAVFTPGTSTADIVAFINENVK, from the coding sequence ATGGAGAAAAAAATTCGTATATTAGTAGCTAAACCGGGCCTTGACGGTCATGACCGCGGCGCAAAAGTCGTGGCTCGCGCTTTGCGCGATGCAGGTTTCGAGGTTATTTATACCGGCCTGCGTCAAACGGTGGAACAAATTGTAGAGACATCTTTGCAAGAGGACGTCGATGTAGTGGCTCTGAGCCTGCTGTCCGGCGCTCATAACACCCTTTTCCCGAAAGTTATTGCAGGCTTGAAGGAAAAAGACATGGCCGACGTACTGGTTGTTGGCGGCGGCGTTATCCCCGACAGCGACATTCCGTTCCTGAAGGAAGCCGGCGTAGCCGCCGTCTTTACCCCGGGAACTTCCACCGCTGACATCGTAGCCTTTATCAACGAAAACGTAAAATAA
- the meaB gene encoding methylmalonyl Co-A mutase-associated GTPase MeaB, with product MNIAEQVLAGSRRALSKAITAVENEYDTAVDVMKALYPHTGRAHVIGITGAPGAGKSTLTDKLAKAYRRQGKKVGIIAIDPTSPFSGGAILGDRIRMVDLTMDEGVFIRSMGTRGSLGGLSRKTAEAVKILDAFGMDVVFVETVGVGQSEVDIVKAADTTIVVMVPGLGDDIQAIKAGILEIGDVFAINKADREGVDKLHVELDMMLDLNQEHTDWRPPVKRTVASRDEGVTELVETIGEHFGYLQTSGSLTVRRRERTKNELLDLLDEEIGRKVMRHLQESGNFDHLVIQVEQREKDPYSVVREILHQVLR from the coding sequence ATGAATATTGCAGAACAAGTGCTGGCAGGATCCCGGAGAGCGCTCTCTAAGGCGATTACCGCTGTGGAGAATGAGTACGATACGGCGGTAGACGTTATGAAAGCCCTGTATCCTCATACTGGCCGGGCTCATGTTATCGGCATCACCGGTGCGCCGGGAGCCGGTAAAAGCACATTGACCGACAAACTTGCCAAAGCTTATCGCCGCCAAGGCAAGAAAGTAGGCATTATTGCCATTGACCCTACAAGCCCTTTTTCGGGCGGCGCTATTTTGGGCGACCGCATCCGTATGGTGGATCTCACCATGGACGAGGGCGTATTTATCCGTAGTATGGGCACCAGAGGTTCTCTGGGAGGTTTGTCGCGAAAAACGGCGGAAGCTGTGAAAATCCTTGACGCTTTTGGTATGGACGTAGTATTTGTTGAAACCGTCGGCGTTGGTCAGTCAGAAGTCGACATCGTAAAGGCTGCGGACACTACTATTGTAGTAATGGTTCCCGGCCTGGGAGACGACATTCAAGCGATCAAAGCAGGCATTTTGGAAATTGGCGATGTCTTTGCCATCAACAAAGCGGACAGGGAAGGAGTCGACAAGCTCCATGTCGAATTAGACATGATGCTCGACTTAAATCAGGAGCATACCGACTGGAGACCGCCGGTGAAGCGGACGGTAGCCAGCCGGGATGAAGGCGTAACTGAGCTAGTGGAGACCATCGGCGAACATTTTGGATATCTGCAAACAAGCGGCTCCTTAACGGTGCGGCGGCGCGAGCGGACGAAAAACGAGCTGCTGGATTTACTGGACGAGGAAATTGGCAGGAAAGTTATGCGTCATCTGCAGGAGTCTGGAAACTTTGATCACTTGGTTATTCAAGTAGAGCAAAGAGAGAAGGATCCCTATTCGGTGGTGCGTGAAATTTTACACCAAGTGTTGCGCTGA
- the mce gene encoding methylmalonyl-CoA epimerase has translation MFKALKVDHIGIAVKDLDQAKKFYTEVLGLQAMGEEVVEEQKVRVCFIPCGDSEVELLESTSPDGPIAKFIEKKGEGIQHVAFRVDNLEAALASLKEQGVRMIDEKPRYGAGGASIAFVHPKATGSVLVELSERK, from the coding sequence GTGTTTAAAGCCTTGAAAGTAGACCATATCGGGATTGCAGTAAAAGATCTCGACCAGGCTAAAAAATTCTATACAGAAGTTTTAGGCCTGCAAGCCATGGGTGAAGAAGTAGTAGAAGAACAGAAAGTTCGCGTTTGCTTCATTCCTTGCGGCGACAGCGAAGTGGAACTGTTGGAGTCCACAAGTCCGGATGGCCCGATTGCCAAGTTCATTGAGAAAAAAGGCGAAGGCATCCAGCACGTGGCGTTCCGCGTGGACAACTTGGAAGCTGCGCTTGCTTCCTTAAAAGAGCAGGGTGTTCGTATGATTGACGAAAAACCACGCTATGGTGCCGGTGGAGCCAGCATCGCCTTCGTACATCCGAAAGCGACCGGCAGCGTGCTGGTGGAGCTGTCCGAGCGCAAATAG
- a CDS encoding carboxyl transferase domain-containing protein codes for MATVQEKIQELKANQAKIMQAGGAKRVEKQHATGKLTARERIEFFFDPESFVELDQFVRHRCVNFGMQTKEIPAEGVITGYGTVNGRLVYAFAQDFTCEGGSLGEMHAAKICKVLDLSLKMGAPIVGINDSGGARIQEAVDALAGYGKIFYKNTLASGVVPQISVIMGPCAGGAVYSPALTDFIYMVKNTSQMFITGPAVIKSVTAEEVTAEDLGGAMTHNSVSGVAHFAAENDQDCLEQIQYLLSFLPSNNLEETPLVDTGDSPDRMSDELNTLLPDNPNMPYDMFDVIREVVDNGEFYESHKHYAQNIITCFARMDGRAVGIIANQPNVMAGCLDINASDKSARFIRFCDAFNIPILTLVDVPGFLPGVDQEYGGIIRHGAKMLYAYSEASVPKVTVITRKAYGGSYLAMCSQDLGADQVFAWPTAEIAVMGPAGAANIIFRKDPDVTAKTEKYVEEFATPYKAAERGFVDIVIEPKETRPRIITAFNMLSSKREARPAKKHGNLPV; via the coding sequence ATGGCTACTGTTCAGGAAAAAATCCAAGAACTGAAAGCCAATCAGGCCAAAATCATGCAAGCCGGCGGCGCAAAACGCGTTGAAAAGCAACATGCTACCGGTAAGCTGACGGCCCGTGAGCGCATTGAATTCTTTTTCGACCCCGAAAGCTTTGTGGAATTGGATCAGTTTGTACGGCATCGTTGCGTAAACTTTGGCATGCAGACGAAAGAAATTCCCGCCGAAGGCGTTATTACCGGCTACGGCACGGTTAATGGCCGCCTGGTGTATGCTTTTGCCCAGGACTTTACCTGCGAAGGCGGTTCTTTGGGTGAAATGCATGCCGCTAAAATCTGTAAAGTGTTGGATCTGTCCTTGAAAATGGGAGCTCCGATCGTTGGCATTAACGATTCCGGCGGCGCTCGTATTCAAGAAGCGGTTGACGCTTTGGCAGGATATGGCAAAATTTTCTACAAAAACACTCTGGCATCCGGCGTTGTTCCCCAGATTTCCGTAATCATGGGACCTTGCGCTGGCGGCGCCGTGTACTCTCCGGCTCTGACCGACTTCATCTATATGGTGAAGAACACCAGCCAGATGTTTATTACCGGTCCTGCAGTTATCAAATCCGTTACGGCGGAAGAAGTGACAGCAGAAGACCTCGGCGGCGCTATGACGCATAACTCCGTATCCGGGGTGGCTCATTTTGCAGCTGAAAACGATCAGGACTGCCTGGAGCAGATCCAGTACCTGCTGAGCTTCCTGCCCAGCAACAACCTGGAAGAAACTCCGCTTGTGGATACCGGCGATAGCCCGGATCGTATGTCTGACGAGCTCAACACCTTGCTGCCGGATAACCCGAACATGCCTTACGACATGTTCGACGTGATCCGTGAAGTGGTGGACAATGGTGAGTTCTATGAGTCGCATAAGCATTATGCGCAGAATATCATCACTTGCTTTGCCCGCATGGATGGTCGCGCAGTCGGCATTATTGCCAACCAGCCGAACGTTATGGCTGGCTGCTTAGACATCAACGCATCGGATAAATCCGCGCGGTTTATTCGTTTCTGCGATGCCTTCAACATTCCGATTCTCACCTTGGTTGACGTTCCCGGCTTCTTGCCTGGCGTTGATCAGGAATATGGCGGCATCATCCGTCATGGCGCCAAAATGCTTTATGCATATTCCGAAGCCAGTGTGCCAAAAGTAACCGTAATTACCCGTAAAGCGTATGGCGGTTCCTATTTGGCCATGTGCTCTCAGGACTTGGGCGCCGATCAAGTGTTTGCTTGGCCGACTGCTGAGATTGCCGTTATGGGTCCTGCCGGTGCTGCTAACATCATCTTCCGCAAGGACCCTGATGTGACTGCAAAAACCGAAAAATATGTTGAAGAGTTCGCAACTCCGTACAAAGCGGCTGAACGCGGCTTCGTTGACATCGTCATTGAGCCCAAGGAAACTCGTCCGCGCATTATTACGGCCTTCAACATGTTGTCCAGCAAGCGTGAGGCTCGTCCGGCCAAAAAGCACGGCAACCTCCCGGTATAA